From the genome of Fibrobacter sp. UWH6:
TACCAGGAAGGTTGTTCCGCGACTTGCCTGAATATCCTGTTTTTCTACCAGTTCGCCTCCTTTAAGAATGAGACGTCCGCTTTCGCCATCGTCTGTGGCGCTGGTGATTGTCAGCTTAGAAATGGCGGCGATTGAAGCCACGGCTTCGCCTCGGAAACCGTTTGTTCTTAGATGAAAAAGATCGTCGGCATTGTTTAGTTTAGATGTAGTATGCCTCAGGTAGCAGATGTCCAGGTCGGCGCTGCTCATGCCCTTCCCGTTGTCCGAAACCTGGATTTTTTTCTTTCCGCCTTCTTCGATAGTGACTTGAATACGGGTGGCTCCCGCATCAATTGCGTTCTCGATGAGTTCCTTTACAGCGGATGCCGGACGCTCAATAACTTCACCTGCAGCGATTTTATTGATGATTTCGTCTGGCAAAAAGTGGATTTCGGCGGTTTTCATGCCCAAAATATAGCCATTTGTGTGATGAATCTTGTTTTTTTTGCTAATTTAGTGGAACCAACTGGAATTTTGTGCATCTAGTCGAAAGAAACCACTGGAGTGAGGTTAAAAGTGCTTTCAAATCTATTTTTGCAGTTTACTCATATCGAACTGTTGATTTCCTATCCTGTGAAGGATATTCTTACGCTCGTTAAGCGGGACTCTCGCTTTAACGTGAAGATGCTTAATGACATCTACTTTGAAGATTCCTTCGTAGATGAAAGTGCACATCGCCTGGTTATGAACAATGTGGTGAGCTGGCTGTACGAACGTGGTGAAAATCCGGATACCTTCGTTCAGCGCATCATCGACCGCTGCGCCGCCTTCGAAGCTGTTCCGGCTCGTAGCGTGCTCCGTTCCTACCTCCCGTACGTTTCCCAGTTCTACGCTACCGAAGATGTCCGTCAGCTCTGCCTCGACATCATTCCCAAGCGTTATCCGCTTTTGAACGAATCAAAGTTCCTGCGTCGTGAACTCGTTGATGGCAACCGCAAGGAATACTTCTCCTTCCGCTTTGACTCTCCGGGTGTTCTGGTGACCAACCCCATGCGCTGGTTTATCGGCCTCGTCCAGATTGGCCCCATCCTCCTGAACACTCCGGCTTACGAACACATTGAGTTCAAGGCTGCACAGACCTCCTTCATTGAAGCTCTTGAAAACCGTGCCACCGCAGAAATGCGCGATGATGGCTTTATCTACGTTTCTGGTATCAAGGTCGGTAAGTACATGACCTTTGGCGACTGCCTGTCCGAGTACGGACTGGAATGGGAAGTCGAAGCCGAAACTAAGATGGCTTGTATCAAGGCTATCGAAGACGTGGTGGACGAAAAGACTGGTGCTGTACTGATCCACAAGGACTGCTACTACGGCTGTCCGGCAAGTGTGGTCTTCCTTGACTATAAGGCAAACGTTGTTGCACCGGAGCCTTTCAACAAGCTGATGAGCGCTGTTGTTAAGCAGGAATTTGATTCCTGGCAGCCCATCCAGCGCGCTCAGGAACAGCTCCTGGAAGCCATGAACGACTCCGTGACCATTATCTACTACAAGAGCGATGATTCCATTTCTGTGAACAGCAAGCACTTGATGCGTAACGTTCCTGCTCGAATCCTCCGCAACTTGCTTCGCGAATATACTGCTACCGGTCGTGAAGAATACGAAAACCGTGAATTCAAGCGAGATCCGGCAATCTGCATGGATCCGCTGCGCCCCAACTTTGAAAGCCGTCTGAACCGCGTGATTGCTCACATTAACGGTTCTGATGATCCGGATAAGCCGACTGAAGGCGTTAAGAAGTTCTTCGAAATTGAACGTCATCGCCGCGGCGGTTTCCGCTTTGTTCCGAAGTGCAAGATTATTTTCCGCGAAGAATAATCCTGTAGCGTAAACGATTCTTAAAATAAGCCGTGTACGACTAGTTTGTTGGAAACGGCTTATTTTTTATTGCAGTAAAGATGACTGAAAAAATATGCTTATTCTTAATAATTTTATGTAATTAAAAGTAAGATAATTGGTAGTTCTCTACTGCATAAAGAATGGTATATTTAGAATCGTGAACGGGAGAAGGGTAAATCCTCAAACAACTCTATCATTGCTCCCCTCCTGGTAAGTTCAAGGTTCCGGATTCCGCTCATATTTTCTCCTTCTTAGGAAAGGGTTCCCGTTAGGGAGCCCTTTCTTTTTTGATGGGGCTTGTAGCCCCATCAAAAAAGCTAACCCTCGGCTCGGAAATGAAAATGAGCAAGCTCATTTTCGCTTCGCTCGCCTTGCGGGTTAGTCTTTAACAAGACTAAGGGCCCAAATGGCCGAACCCCTCCAAAACAAGCTTGTTCTTCGCCTCGGTGAGTCCGCAAGCGACCTCCCGCGACACTCGGCTGGTACGTATATTGGGAAATTTTTTAACATTGCACTCGTTTTTGTGTTTTTCTGGAAATGAATGTATTTTGGGTGCGTATAGGAGGATCATTATGCGAGTTTTTTTGTTCGCTTTTCTTTTTGTTTCGTTGGTTTTTGCTCATGAGCAGAATGCGGTTGGGAAGAATGGACCGTCTGTTTATCCCTCCGCAAAAGACACTTTGACGGATGAACAGTTGTTGGAACTCTCGCCAATGGACTGGAGCATTGATAGTACGGAAATTTATCGTCAGCTGGTTTTGAACGAAATTCCCGAAGCCCGCTATGGCCAGAATGTTTTTGGTATCTTTGGTTGCTTCTGTTCCGCTGTTGCTTGTTGGTGGCCCGATTTTAGGGTATAATATCTATTACTTGAATGAACATCGTGCTCATGCTAGACAACTTGATGAGTATTTGAAATCTGAAAATGCCTACAAGCGTCGTAGGGCTGCCGGAAATCCTAATGCAGTTAGTGTCAGTATTGTTCCTACCATAGACTTTGCTCATGCTGGTGGTGGAATGAATTTAATGGTGGCATTTTGATTCATCTATAGTGCGGTCTTTTTGCAACGTCTTTAGATAGAAAAGCCCCGGATTTTCTCCGAGGCTTCTTCAATTTTATTGTGTTGCGCGGAACCGGTCCGCGAAAAATTAGCGCTTTCTTAAAAGCATTTGCGCGACCTTCGACCGCGCCAATGGCTCCCGAAAACTAACGTTTTCTTGCAGCCATCTCTTTCTTCAGGATATCCATGACGGGGCCGATTTCGGCGGGAGCCTTGAAGATGGGGTTTGCGTACTTGCTGCAGATGCCTTCCAGCTTCTGTTCGTGGTAGCCCACCTTGAATTCGGTGAATTTCAGGCCGTGAGCGGTGCTGATGACAACAACGTCTTCGTCCTTGTCGATCTTGCCTGCAGCGCAGAGTTTTTCCAGGGCACCGAGAGCAACACCGGTGTGCGGGCAGCAGTAGAGACCGATGCGGTCGCCGCGGTGTGCTGCGTTTGCCAATTCTTCTTCGTTAACGCTAACGACCATGCCGTTAGTACTCTGGATTGCGCGGACTGCCTTGGGGTAGCTGACCGGGTTACCGATCTGGATTGCGGAAGCGAGAGTCTTCTTAGCCTGCATGGGAACCAGCTGGTCGAAGCCGCGTTCGTATGCCTGGTAGAACGGATTGGCGTTTTCTGCCTGAGCCACGATGATGCGAGGAATGCGGTCGATGAGGCCCATAGCCTTGCAGTCTTCGAAACCCTTGGCGAGAGCGGAAACGTTACCCAGGTTGCCGCCCGGAATAATCACGGTGTCGGGAACCTTCCAACCAAGTTCCTGGCAGATTTCCGGAGAGATGGTCTTCTGACCTTCCACGCGGAGGCTGTTCATGGAGTTGGCGAGGTAAATGCGATTGTCCTTGGTGACTTCCTGAACGATCTTCATGCAACCGTCGAAGTCGGTGTCCAAGGCGAGAACGATGCTACCGTTAGAGATGGGCTGGATCAGCTGGGCGACGCTAGTCTTGCCTGCGGGCAGGAACACGATAGAGGGAATGCCTGCCTTGGCGCAGTAAGCGGAAAGGGCTGCAGAAGTATCACCGGTAGAAGCGCAAGCGACGGCGTCAATCGGGTGAATGTTCTTCTTGATGATGTGGTTCACCTGGCTTACCAGAACGGTCATGCCCAGGTCCTTGAAGGAACCGGTGTGGGAGTTGCCGCAAAGCTTGACCTTCAGGCTCTTGATGCCCAGTTCCTTGGCGATGGGAGCGGCGTCGAACAGCGGGCTCCAACCTTCGCGCATGGTGACGATGTCTTCCACCGGCATATCGGGGAGAACCATTTCGCGCTTGCTCCAGATACCACTCTGGTCGGCCGGTTCAAAGCTCATGCGGCGTTCGGCAAACAGCTTCTTCCATTCTTCGGGGCTGCGTTCTGCCAGGGCCTTGCGGTCGTGTTCCACTTCCAGCAGGCTGTTGTCGACTTTGGAACGGTAAATAACGTCGGTTACCGGGTAGGTATCGTCGCCGTTGATGTTTCTAAAATGAGCGTTGAACTGAGTCATAATTTCCTCTAAATTTTAACGTATGCAAATTTAACAAATATTTGGTGCTGCGTACAGGATGTAGCCCCTTTATGGGTGCCTTGTATCGTTAGATGTTCTTATTTGCTTACCCTAAACTTGCTATATTTGGTCACGAAGTTTTAATAACCGATGTTATATAGATTGTATTCGGAGTTCCGAGTGAAAAAGAGAAAAAGCATTTTTGTTAGCGGATTGTTGGGTGTTCTTGCCCTTGTCTTGACGTCCTGCCTTTTTGAATCTGACGATAATGGGTTGAATAGCTGGTTGTCTGACCACGGAATGCCTTCTTCCTATAAGGTCAAGACTTTGAGCGTTGATGGCCTGTCCCCGGTGGCTTTCGAAACTTTTTTGGATACTTCTGCCCATTCAGCCAATACTTATGGCGTTCTGGGAAAACAGTCTAACCTGGTTCATGATCTGGTTTTTGATTTCGCTTTCCACAACAAGGAATTCTTTGCTGATTTGTATAAGTCGGATTCTGCAGCTTCCTTTATTGCGCTGTATCCCTTGCTTGAATTCTACAACAACAAGAATTTCCCGAAGGATTCCCTGCCGCTGAAGGAAAAATTGAACCTTGATGTCAGCTGGATTCTGCACAAGGGTTCTTCTGAAAAGTTTGTGGACAGCATCGGTGGAGTCTCTGCTTCCGTATGGTACGAAAACCTGGCCAGCTGGAATGCCGATACTACCGTCGACACGACTTATTCCATTTCTTTGGGCAAGAAGGATACCGTGTTGAAGATCGACCTGCCGATTGCCCTTGTGGAACGTCTGAAGAAGGTCGGCCCTGCCTGCCGCTTGCAGCTCCGTCTTTCTGCACCGGAAGCTTCCAGAATCTATCGTTTCTACGGTGCAAGCTCCTCTAAGCATGCTCCGATTTGGCGTATAAGGACCTTGTCTGATTCTGCATACAAGGATTTCTATCCCTTCCGAATGGCTTCTCTGATTTCTAACCTGGAAGATGAGGATGCCCTTGTGCTGCATGGCGGTGTTTTTGACTCGTTGGTGGTGGAATACCCCTCTACAGAAATTCTCAAGGCACTGTCTGAATTTTATGGTGACGAGTTCCCGTTTGTGACGGGGGACAGCAACGACGTCCGTCAAGCTGTTATTCTTGCCCGTATGACGTTCGCCCGTGATGACTCCAAGGGGAGCAGTGAACTAGGACTTCCTATTCAGGTTGTGGTTGGCTCCTATGTGGATAGTGCAGACGGCCAGGTTCGTCGAATGGAAGAATACCGTCTGGATTCTGCAACCATCAAGGACCGTGGTCACCAGAACTTGATTTTCCACGAAGGGGATTCCTTGACCTTGCAGATTTCCTATGGCGTTCGTGATTTCATCAATAAGGCCAGCGATGGCAGAACGCTCAAGATGATGATTCGTATGGGTTATCCGTTCCTGCAGGAAAAGGATCCCACTTACCTGGATTACTACAACAAGACTACAAAGGATACTTCCTTCAGGTATCTGCCTTACATGGATTACGCCCGCTACGATTTTGGAACTTCTATGAAGAGTCCTGCAACGCTGAAACTTTGGTTGGCTACTAAGCGGGGGGATGAATAATGAAAAAGCTTATTAGTACACTTTGCGTTTTGACAGGACTGTCCTTTGGTTCCATGATCGGTATGGATGCCCTGGGCGAAGAACAGGTTATGGGAGGAACAGCCTCCGCTGCTGGTCGTGGTTTTGCCGGCAATGCCAAAACGGGTGACGCCGAAGGCCTTTCTGTGGTGAACCCGGCCCGCCTTGCTTTCGATACCAAGGTTGTCTTCAACTTGAACTTCCTCCTGGAAATGGATGCCGCAAGTAACGACGGTGCCAGCTACATCGGCAGAAATCTTTCTATGCCCTCGTTCAATTTGTCTTTCCCCATGGGAGGCTTTGGCGCAATGGGCCTTTCTTTGTGGCAGCACTATGCCGCCACGATGAATGAAGAATATACGGATGATGATAAAAACACCGCGAAGATCGAGTACAAGGGTAGCGTGTATGAGCTGGTTCCCACTTATGCTCTTAGACTGCCTTTCCTGAGATCTATTTCTCTTGGTGGATCCGCTCACTTTGTTATGGGTAGCAACTCTCGCAGTCTAACCTTGAACACCGATACAGGTGACCTCGAAAAGAAGGATGTCTGGGGTGCTCGTGGTTATACCCTGACTGACTATGTCGAAGGCTCCTGGGAACTTAAGGATCATCCGGCCTATTACACGATGGCATTGCAGTATCGTGGTCGTGTCGCATCCTATTTCTTCTCTTATACGACCGGTTACACTTTGTCGAATGCATTGGAATATGATTTCAGATTCAATGAAAACGACACTTTGGCAACCACCCATTATACTCGCGAAATTGACGTGCCGGCTATGTTTGCCACGGGTATCAACTACCGTCTGAACAAGCGCCACAATGTCATGTTCGACCTGCAGTGGCGCGCCTGGGATAGCGAAATTGAAAATCTTGCTGGCGGTTGGGACATGACTAAGGTTACCGATACCCAGAGTGATTTTATGGCATCGGTAGGTTATCAGTGTGATGGAAGTCCCTTGTTCTATGACCCGTATTGGACACGTATCAATTATCGTGTAGGTGCATGGTACAAGAGCTGGTACATTAAGGATGTTTATGAAGCAGGGGGCTCTCTGGGAGCAGGTTTCCCCCTGGGCCGCAAGGGAACGACTTTAGATTTGGCGTTCCAGGGTGGCATGCGATTTGCTGACTCCAATAACGAATGGGACGAAACGTTCTTTGCCATTCGAATTGGATTGACCGGTATTGGAAACTGGGGTCAGACTCGCAGATAGAAGTGTTTATGAAGGAGGCCGAAAATGGCAATTAAGAAAGAAACAGAAGTAAAGTCTAAGATCAAGAGCGCTGTGAAGAGCGTTGCTGAAAAGACTGCTGAAGTAGTTAAGAAAACTCGTACGACCAAGAAGGCTGCAGGGGAAAAGGCTGCCTCCAAGGCTACCGTCGATACCCTGAAGGAAGCTGAAGCCAAGGCTGAAAAGGTCGTGGCAAAGGTTTCCAAGGTGGCAAAGGCTGCTGCAACTAAGGTGAAGGCTGTTAAGGCTTCCGTTAAGGCAGAAAAGACTGAAAAGACTGAAAAGGCTACCAAGACTACCAAGGCTGCAACCGCCAAGACCGCTGCAAAGACTACTAAGGCCACTGCAAAGACTGCTAAGGCAACTAAGGCTGCCGCAGAAAGTGTAAAGGCCAAGGCCGCTTCTGCAGAAGTTGAAAACGCTTCTGAAAAGTCTGCTGACGTTGCTTCCATGGCTCAGTCCTTTGACGCTGAATACCTGGTTCTCATGCAGAAGGATCCTAACTGGATGCATGCCTTCTGGGAAGTTTCCGAAAACCGTATCAAGCAGGCCAAGAAGGGCAAGAGAAAGCTGGTCCTCCGTTTGTTCGACATTGCTTCCGACCTGACTGTCCAGCGTAGCAAGAAGCGCAAGTTCCGCGATATCGAAGTTCCTGCTGATGCTCGCAGCTGGTACGTGGAAAATCCGTCCAACAAGTCCTGCGTCGCCGTTCTTGGCGCTGTTCAGGGCAACAACTTTATGCCTATCGTGGAATCTGCTCCGGTCATGACTTTCGACAAGTCTGCAGCAGCTCCCGCTTCTGATGATGCTTTTGCCAAGGCTTCCCTGGGCGGCAATACTCTGGGCAACTTCATGAGTTCCGGCTTCTCTAGCCAGACTGCTGAATCCTGGCTCAAGTCCTTGAGCGAAAACTTTGGTAGCTCCTCTGAATCCATGTTCTCTGGCGCACTTTCCAGTGCTGCCCTCCAGAGCAACGGTTCTCTTTCCATTGCCGCTCCTAAGGATTCCGTTAGCTACGGTAAGGATTTCTTCCTGTGGGTAAAGACTCGTCTCATCGTTTACGGTGGCACTCGTCCCGACGCCCATCTCCAGGTTCGCGGCGAAGACTTCCCCCTGAATCCGGATGGAACCTTCAGCTTTGAAGAAGACCTGCCCGATGTGACCAAGGTTATTCCTGTCTTTGCTACCGATAAGGATGGCGATTTCCCCACTACAATCGTTCCTATCGTTGTAAAGCGCACGGAGTAAGCCTGCGGCTTAATTATGAATTAAGAAGTACGAATTATGAGATTTGTAACGGTGGTTTAGCCGCCTTATAAGATCTCGTAATTCATAACTTATAACTCGTACTTGTCTATGTCTGCTCCTGGTAAAATCCTCTTCTTGATGCACGCTCATTTGCCCTACGTGCATCATCCTGAATACGATCGTTTTTTTGAAGAAAACTGGCTTTTTGAAGCTATGGCAGAAACGTATCTGCCATTGGTTCAGGCTATGCGTCGTCTTCTGGAAAAGGGGGTTCCCGGGACTTTGAACTTGAGTGTTTCGGCACCGCTGATCGAGATGCTTTCCAATGAACGTCTCATAGATAAGTTTTCGGAACATCTCAACAAGCAGTTGGAACTCATTCAGAAAGAAGTTCGCCTTAACGAAGGTAAACCCCAGGAATCGTTGTCGAAGTTCTATATGGAACGTCAGAAAACTTTGATTGATACGTGGGAACGCCGTATTAACCGTAACTTGCTGGGTGAATTTCTTGAACTGGAAAATGCGGGCAAACTGAATTTGCTGACCTGCGTAGGAACGCATCCGTTCCTGCCGGCATACCAGAGCGATCCTGAATCGATTCGTCTACAGTTAGATGTTTCTGTTAGATGTTTTGAAAGGGCCTTTGGCCGTAAGCCGCAGGGTGTATGGCTTCCGGAATGTGGTTATTTCCCGGGACTGGATAAGTACCTGGCTGAATTCGGTATCCGCTATTTCTTCCTGGAAACTCACGGTGCCCTGCTTGCTTCTCCGCCTCCTAAGTATGGCGTTTTTACTCCGCTTAAAACCACTCAGGGCCTGTATTGTATGGGCCGCGAGCAGAAGAGCTCCATGGAAGTGTGGAGTCGCCGAACTGGTTATCCGGGGCATCCTGAATACCGCGAATTTTTTAAGGATATCGCTCAGGAACGTCCGAAGGATTATCTCGGGGATTATTTCTTTGCCGGTGAAACACCCATTGATTCCGGTTTTAAGTACAATCGAATTACGGGTTCCGAAAACAAGGAACTTTATAGGCCTTGGAATGCCATGTGTCTGGCTCGCGATCACGCCCACCTTTTCGTAGTTAATCGCGAAGCCACAATTTCTGAGTTGCTGGTGAACATGGAAGGAAATAAGGCTTGCATGCTTTGCCCCTACGATGCTGAACTTTTTGGCCATTGGTGGTTTGAAGGTCCCTTGTTCCTTGAAGCGATGCTGGAACGTGCCGCCTCGTCTAATGTGATTGAGTTTGCTGGTGCTGATCAGGTGATGACTTCGTCTGCAGATCCCGAAGTTCATGAACCGGCTTTTTCTAGCTGGGGTGAAGGAGGCTTTGGTTCCGTATGGATTAACGGCGAAACGGATCAGTATTATCCGCAGTCCTATCGTCTTCGCGCCATGATTCAGCATTTGAAATCTATTCAGGAACGAATGGGTGCCCTTGGTAAGAAGAACGGCAAATTGATGAGCCGTTATATCAAGCAGATGGAACGTGAACTGATGCTGTTCCAGTCTTCTGACTGGGCTTTCATGATCCACAATCATTCTGC
Proteins encoded in this window:
- the thrC gene encoding threonine synthase — protein: MTQFNAHFRNINGDDTYPVTDVIYRSKVDNSLLEVEHDRKALAERSPEEWKKLFAERRMSFEPADQSGIWSKREMVLPDMPVEDIVTMREGWSPLFDAAPIAKELGIKSLKVKLCGNSHTGSFKDLGMTVLVSQVNHIIKKNIHPIDAVACASTGDTSAALSAYCAKAGIPSIVFLPAGKTSVAQLIQPISNGSIVLALDTDFDGCMKIVQEVTKDNRIYLANSMNSLRVEGQKTISPEICQELGWKVPDTVIIPGGNLGNVSALAKGFEDCKAMGLIDRIPRIIVAQAENANPFYQAYERGFDQLVPMQAKKTLASAIQIGNPVSYPKAVRAIQSTNGMVVSVNEEELANAAHRGDRIGLYCCPHTGVALGALEKLCAAGKIDKDEDVVVISTAHGLKFTEFKVGYHEQKLEGICSKYANPIFKAPAEIGPVMDILKKEMAARKR
- a CDS encoding DUF4912 domain-containing protein codes for the protein MAIKKETEVKSKIKSAVKSVAEKTAEVVKKTRTTKKAAGEKAASKATVDTLKEAEAKAEKVVAKVSKVAKAAATKVKAVKASVKAEKTEKTEKATKTTKAATAKTAAKTTKATAKTAKATKAAAESVKAKAASAEVENASEKSADVASMAQSFDAEYLVLMQKDPNWMHAFWEVSENRIKQAKKGKRKLVLRLFDIASDLTVQRSKKRKFRDIEVPADARSWYVENPSNKSCVAVLGAVQGNNFMPIVESAPVMTFDKSAAAPASDDAFAKASLGGNTLGNFMSSGFSSQTAESWLKSLSENFGSSSESMFSGALSSAALQSNGSLSIAAPKDSVSYGKDFFLWVKTRLIVYGGTRPDAHLQVRGEDFPLNPDGTFSFEEDLPDVTKVIPVFATDKDGDFPTTIVPIVVKRTE
- a CDS encoding glycoside hydrolase family 57 protein, producing the protein MSAPGKILFLMHAHLPYVHHPEYDRFFEENWLFEAMAETYLPLVQAMRRLLEKGVPGTLNLSVSAPLIEMLSNERLIDKFSEHLNKQLELIQKEVRLNEGKPQESLSKFYMERQKTLIDTWERRINRNLLGEFLELENAGKLNLLTCVGTHPFLPAYQSDPESIRLQLDVSVRCFERAFGRKPQGVWLPECGYFPGLDKYLAEFGIRYFFLETHGALLASPPPKYGVFTPLKTTQGLYCMGREQKSSMEVWSRRTGYPGHPEYREFFKDIAQERPKDYLGDYFFAGETPIDSGFKYNRITGSENKELYRPWNAMCLARDHAHLFVVNREATISELLVNMEGNKACMLCPYDAELFGHWWFEGPLFLEAMLERAASSNVIEFAGADQVMTSSADPEVHEPAFSSWGEGGFGSVWINGETDQYYPQSYRLRAMIQHLKSIQERMGALGKKNGKLMSRYIKQMERELMLFQSSDWAFMIHNHSAEGYARRRLDEHYNNGHALFAEACKAVLKNSDKLAPSSILPKLEKDDCIFSWL